One Vicia villosa cultivar HV-30 ecotype Madison, WI unplaced genomic scaffold, Vvil1.0 ctg.001494F_1_1, whole genome shotgun sequence genomic window carries:
- the LOC131635469 gene encoding transcription factor DUO1-like — MEREFERGYIKKGPWSSEEDEVLLKHVNKYGPRDWSSIRSKGFLPRTGKSCRLRWVNKLRPNLKTGCKFSAEEERVVIELQEQFGNKWAKIATYLEGRTDNDVKNFWSSRRKRMERSSPRTPSPSPKQQKNKGKDVVNNNQVKVEKVPECGSNQLEENFTYPTSCMGNKEEFKMVNLPDLTKPNYQNMESDINGIEFEATPLHTVPSFESSSAAYNFPLHPEPHMDFPLLPECQDLVQEPFDPNFMDMFEQKKDSDCVWSQKLGTRLPTLGTEGNSQSSSNCLFQDFSTEFFEYFA, encoded by the exons ATGGAAAGAGAATTTGAAAGAGGTTACATAAAAAAAGGACCATGGagtagtgaagaagatgaagtgttACTGAAACATGTTAACAAGTATGGTCCAAGGGATTGGAGCTCCATTCGATCCAAAGGCTTTTTGCCAAGAACTGGAAAATCTTGTCGGTTGAGATGGGTTAACAAGCTTAGACCAAACTTGAAAAC AGGGTGCAAGTTTTCAGCAGAGGAGGAAAGGGTGGTGATTGAATTACAGGAGCAATTTGGAAACAAATGGGCGAAAATTGCTACGTATTTGGAAGGGAGAACAGACAATGATGTGAAGAATTTTTGGAGTAGCAGGAGAAAAAGGATGGAGAGGTCGTCTCCAAGGACACCATCACCATCACCAAAGCAGcagaaaaacaaaggaaaagatGTTGTTAATAATAATCAAGTGAAAGTAGAAAAG GTTCCTGAATGTGGTTCTAATCAGCTAGAGGAAAACTTTACTTACCCTACTTCTTGTATGGGAAACAAAGAGGAGTTCAAGATGGTGAATCTGCCAGATTTAACAAAGCCAAACTACCAAAATATGGAAAGTGACATTAATGGAATTGAGTTTGAGGCTACTCCACTTCACACGGTACCGTCATTTGAGTCTTCGTCGGCGGCATACAACTTTCCTCTACACCCAGAACCACATATGGACTTTCCACTACTCCCAGAGTGTCAGGACCTTGTTCAAGAGCCCTTTGATCCCAATTTTATGGACATGTTTGAGCAGAAAAAGGATTCAGATTGTGTGTGGAGCCAGAAGCTTGGGACCAGGTTGCCAACTCTTGGAACTGAAGGAAATTCTCAGAGTAGTTCAAATTGCTTGTTTCAGGACTTCTCAACAGAGTTTTTTGAATACTTTGCTTAG